The Anaerotignum propionicum DSM 1682 sequence TGTTAGTTCTTGTTTTTGCTGATTCTGTTGCACAAGCTGTTCCAGTTTTGAAACCGCCTGCAATATAACAATATCGTGATTGAAACTGTCTGAATCCTTGTAGTTTGAATGAATTCTTTCAACCCCATTTTCTTTTATCAAAATATCTACCGTAGCAATTTCATCCTTTGTAACCCCCAAAAGCTTTTTGCCACTGACTGAGCTTTGGTATCGGTGGATGGCTTCTTCCAAGGAAGGTGCATATTCCAACACCTCATTTTGCAGTCCTAAGTTTTCAAATACAAACCATCGATAGGAATGGTTGACGGCTGGATCGGATGCTCTTTTCAGAGCTGCCAAGCCTTCTTTTGTGAAACCAAACTGCCTATTTTCTACTGCTTCCTTTGGCATTTTACATTCCTCCAAACTTCATATCATGATTTTGCTGTTTTATTCCC is a genomic window containing:
- a CDS encoding DUF4314 domain-containing protein, encoding MPKEAVENRQFGFTKEGLAALKRASDPAVNHSYRWFVFENLGLQNEVLEYAPSLEEAIHRYQSSVSGKKLLGVTKDEIATVDILIKENGVERIHSNYKDSDSFNHDIVILQAVSKLEQLVQQNQQKQELTGEGFKMRGFSREYIEKIKEQYPVGTRLELTSDMDDSYAPVLAGTQGEVISVDDIGTLHMQWDNGRSLGIVIGEDYALQIKM